The following is a genomic window from Haliaeetus albicilla chromosome 13, bHalAlb1.1, whole genome shotgun sequence.
GTGAAGAATAACATGGTTGCAAAGATGGATTCTTACAGTGCATTGTGAAGGAGCAAGGGGTATCTAAAATATAAATAGATGGTTTCACAGTCCTTGCTTATAAGATACCTGAAAAGTTAAAGGCTTCTGAGTTTTTTGTCGTTAAAGTTTTTGCAGATACTGAAAGTTCTGTCTTTGTATGTATTCAGAATTGCTACCATGAAGTAGGATTGACAGTCTTGATGCTCGTCTCATGCCTTTCAGTGGCAGAGTTTACTAATTCAGTGTCAAAGGTTCAGTGCCTCAGCTGGTAAGCATGCTCAGCCAATACCTAACACAAACAAGATTAAGTTCCTGCTGACTGAAGGACAAGAAAGCAGTGTccactcttcccccccccttcccctgccctgccctggctctgAGTTAAATTATTGCGTACCACCTGTACTGATTCCAGGTTGGTGTCCTTGGGCAATCATCAGTCTCTGTTGTAACCCTCATGAGAGGGTTCTTTAGCCATTGCCCTGTTACCTGGGTTGTACTTAGTGACTGCTTCCACCTTCCTGTTATAGTATAGTAGAACAGCTTAAGAGGGCAGCACAATATTCATGGAGCCAGTGAGAATAAGACTCTTGTTGGTAAATAGATTCATGAAGTTGCAGAGGCACTAATTTCTTGTTGAAATTAGTATGGTGTTCTGCGTGGCTGTTCTGAGTCTGGGCAGCAGTGATTCAGATGTTAACTTGGAAGGTCCCTGGTTCCAGTTTATGCACATAAAATTGTTTTTGGATGTTAAACAGTCCTAGGAGCAGGGAATGAAACTTGGGATTCTTCATGCCAGTAGGAGAGTTTCAAGCTATTAATCTTGATTGCAtgtaatattatttattattactgttgctATTAGTAATAGTAGTAATAGGTGTATTGTTAATTCCAACTGGAATAGCATTAACTGGAACTGGAGCCCTCTTAAGTTACACAGTCATGAAAGATTTCAGATTGGTCATTGTCACTGGAGACAAGTTTCAGATGCAATAGGGAATTCTCCACGAGAACCTGACAGTTGTGAGTCCTAATAATGCCCTAGTTAGTGACTCCTTTTTGCTCTGCCTGATGATAGCTAGGTACAGTTGAGAACCTGATTTGTAATTTTAGGTGTTCATGAGGTGCAGACATTGAGACATTTAAGTACTAGTTTAATTCCTTCTGTTAACATAAATGTAAAGAAGTTTACTGTAATTTTAtaattgtattttgaaaatattttattgaattttAGGAACAATCTcttggtattttaaaacatgaccAAAGTTTCATAAAACAACACAGGCTGATTCAGAAACAGATTGGGGTAAAATTCTGAATAAATATGCTTTGGGTACTGAAGTTAGGGTGGGGACATTATTGCATATGATAATTACGGCTTGCAGCATCTTCACGCTGTTTATATGAGGTTGAAAACAAGTGTCTATGACTTTCAAGGAGTGAAGGCTCAGAGTATGAATGTGACTGATAATTTCACACTCACCTTTTGCATTTATCCTGACCTAAAAAGAAACTGGATGTTGGTTTTGAATAGAAATATGATCTTGCAATTTATAAAGGTGTACTCTGTCTAACTTACAACTATTGCAAGTATTATTGTGCATTTAAATTTGCCATTCCACCTGTAGAAACCTGATACTTGTGTTGTCTAGAGTTTCTGGACATAAATTTGTTTTAGGAAAATCTTACTGACAGTAGGCCAGAGCAAAGTGGGTTCTGATTTTCCTTACTACAGCATTTATGGATGTAAATTTGAAGGATTTTTTCAAAGTGCAGCTTAATATTTGCTGTAGTTTCAATACTTACAGTTCTCTGTAATCTTTTTGCTAGCATAAACCACAAAGTCTATAGCGttgtttttcttactgctttgtttctaaaatttttctaaacaaagaATTAATGTAATTCTTTAACTTTATGAAATGGTCACTAGTTTGCACTGTGTGACTATAGAAATACTGGTAGGATTTTAGAGATGGATCTCACTTGATAGAGGAAATCTGTGAAAGAGCAggtttctcctgctttttcccTGCTACTACTGTTGCTACTGAAACCTTGCCCCAAATTGAGTTACAGTGGAGGTCTTTtcactcctcctttcttttatcATTTTGTCCATACAGTGCTCAGCTTGAGGAAGGGAAATTGATACTTCAAGAGCATGTCACATCCTCTTGAAAcagtgcagctgcagagctgagtGCTGTGGAATTGGGAGATTTGAGAAGTGAAAGGAGAGTAGTGTCTCCAGCAGTCTGTTATGAGGGCATGAGTGGGATGTAAGTGATGCACATGTTTATGCTGGCCCACTGTATGGGATGAACATCACCCTGTATAGATACTGTGcaaagaatataattttgtaaagaaaatttgcttgcatgaaaaaaagcttaatGGGGAAACAAGGTAGAGCTtggaatttctgaaaatgatttgtttcttgttttgcatttcagaacACTGATCCTAAGTCGTCTGTAAAAGGTGTAAGTGGTCAGCTTGGAGAGGGGCCTAGTGATGGACTGCAGCTGTCCAGTAGCCTTCAGTTTCTTGAAGATGAACTTGTATCTTCTCCTTTACCTGATCTTACTGAGGATCAGCCTTTTGATATTCTTCAGAAGTCCTTGCAGGAGGCTAATATTACTGAACAGACTTTGGCAGAAGAGGCATATTTGGATGCCAGTGTAGGTTCTAGCCAACAGTTTGCACAAGCTCAGCTTCATCCTTCTTCATCAGCATCCTTTACTCAGGCTTCTAATGTTTCTAATTACTCAGGTCAGACGTTGCAACCTATAGGAGTTACTCAAGTGGTACAGCAACCTGTTGGAGCATCTTTTGCAAGCAATACAGTCGGTGTGCAACATGGCTTTATGCAACATGTGGGAATTAGTGTTCCCAGCCAGCATTTGTCTAATAGCAGCCAGATTAGTGGTTCTGGGCAGATACAGCTAATTGGTTCATTTAGTAATCAACCTTCCATGATGACCATTAATAACCTTGATGGATCTCAAATAATACTGAAAGGCAATGGTCAACAAACACCTGCAAACATGAGTGGTGGCCTCTTGGTTCATAGACAAACTCCAAATGGTAACTCACTGTTTGGTAACTCAAATTCAAGTCCAGTAGCACAACCTGTAACCGTTCCATTTAACAGCACAAATTTTCAGACGTCATTGCCTGTCCATAATATCATTATTCAGAGGGGTTTGGCACCAAACTCTAACAAAGTTCCCATTAATATCCAACCAAAGCCTATCCAGATGGGTCAGCAGACTGCTTACAATGTGAATAACTTGGGAATACAGCAACATCACGTACAGCAAGGGATTCCGTTTGCTTCTGCAAACTCACCTCAGAATTCAGTAGTTGGTCCTCATATGTCTGTTAATATCGTTAATCaacaaaatacaagaaaatcaGTTACACCTCAGACAGTTAGCAATGCTGGAGGTAGTATTGTTATCCATTCTCCTATGGGACAGCCTCATGCACCTCAAAACCAGTTTCTCATACCCACAAGTTTGTCTGTTAATTCTAATTCAGTTCATCATGTCCAGGCCATAAATGGACAGCTTCTTCAGACTCAGCCTTCCCAGCTTGTTCCTAGCCAAGTGTCTGCTGAGCATGTAATGCTCAATAGGAACTCTACAAACATGCTAAGAGCCAACCAGTCGTATTCAGGACAGATGCTGAATAATCAGAACACAGCTGTTCAGCTTGTTTCCGGCCAGACATTCACAGCTCCTGGAAACCAAGTTATAGTAAATCATGGAGCTTCACAGATTGTTGGTGGACAGGTGCCACTGCAGCAGGCATCACCAACGGTGTTGCATTTGTCACCCAGTCAAGCTAATGTTTCTCAAGGTAGATCGAGTTTTACTACGATGTCACCTGGGCAATCTACAGTCTCAAATATGTCAGCTTCTAATCGATTTGCTGTTGCAAGTTCTTCTGGTTCAGTACATCCTAGCTTGGGACCATCAGTTCAGTCTGTTGCATCAGGAGGAAACTTCACTGGAGATCAGCTCACACAGAACAGAACTCAAGTTCCAGTCAGTGCATCGCATCGTCTTCCAGCATCCTCTTCCAAATCTGTCAGCACCTTTAGTCACACATCAATTGGAGTAACACAACAACAGTTTGCCTTTGGTCAGGTATGAAAGTTTTATGAGAATGTAGCCAAATAATTGCTTCTAAGCTGTGCTAAAATATGGTTAACAAAGTATTATAGTTGGTGTTATACAGAGAACATTAATTTTGCTAGTTTGTATTGTTACAAATACTGCGGAACGGCTGAAAATTACTGTAACCCAGAGACATCATTTCACTGGGTATTTTCTAAAGCCTGTCACTGAGTGAATAAGTCTGTGACTTTCATTAAGTCAGAAGATTTTATTGGTGATCTATAGtaatattttcagaactgctTAGCAGTGATCTATTTCTGCCCCCATTTAAAGGAATGGACATGATAAGATTATACAACTATgagctcttctgaaaatcttACTGTAGAGCTAGATGTAAAGGCTCAGGTACATTCTTAGCACTTAAGTCTTTTGACCTCACTAAAAACTATGCATGTGTTTTCAAGGTTTGACCTATTCAAATTAGAGATAAAAAGGTTTCTTGGGTTTCTCTTTGTTATTTACCATACTGGCATTTTACCCACTGTAGCTCTGTGTGTCTGGAGCAGTTAGAAGCTTTCAAATTTGAAGCAAAGACAAGGCAAGAGGTGTTTCTTAGCATCcttaaaaggaaatacttttaaagCAGTTTGCAAAAGcataacatttcaaaaatattttctctaagaAGAGATCTACttagtaataattaaaaaaaaaattctggatttACTTTTAAGGTGAGAACTGGTCTTTTTTTTGTCCAGTCGATGTAGTTGCGGTATATATTCAACTCAAATTTGTCTGTTTTCATAAGTGAACTTCCAAACTCTGCCAATATTTAACTCGGTGACTTCTCACACAATTAGCAACAAGCTGTTATTCCACTTATgccctttttttgcttttgtttctttttccttgatcATTATAAAATACTGATAATAACTGTCTTGGAATGCACTTATGCTTATTACCTTagatctttctctttttgcagaggtctaatggatttttttaagcaagacCAAAATGGGCAATGAAATAATGTGTCTTAGAAAATAATGTGTATTTAGAAAATAAGGGCGAACATGTTGTAGAACCACATTTTTAGTTTTTGCCAAAACTGCTAGCACAGGTCGTAACATTTTGTTTGCAGATGAGTAATTTGAGGCCTGCCTTTCTCTTCATGTGTCTATATATTCCTATTTGTAGGATATGTGCTGGGTTTGTGGGTTTCAGCAGTTATAAAAGCATAATATTTCTTATTGCTGTAAAAGATCATTTTGTTTTTGTGCTGAAATTTCAGAGATGAAAATGGGAACTACACAGAACAAATTCTACAGTTCACCAGAATCTTTTTAATTTgtacttgcattttaaatattgcaCTGTATCCTAAACAGTGTATCACTTAGTTGCTAAACACTGGACAGTTTgttccactgtatttttttttttgttgtggagACAGCTTATTTAGTCATCTTGCCATTTTGAGACTTGAAAAAGCTGAGCTTTCTGAGGGCCCATTGTAGTGGTAAATCATGGGTCTTCTAGAATGTAACTGGTGTGTATTTGTACTGTTGGTGTAATTTCTATTAATCTCTGATTTACTTTATAAAATTCTTGAATTTAGGAGGAATTGAGATGTCTGATATTTCACCACTTACGAGTTTAAACTTGAAAAAGGATGTGTAGAGCTGAATTTTAGttggcttttttgcttttttcctccatttgtTAAAGCTTTCAGTAAATAttgactggttttttttgtttgtttgtttgtttggtttttttaatgtatgtggCACAGAAAAAAGCTATGAACCAGACATCACCAGTTTCTGCATTGAAGACGCAGGATAATTTGAGACAGCCTCAGCTAACAAGTCTTCTGAGCAACACACTATCAGGTCAACTaaggtctttttaaaataattttcttaattttctccaGCAACAGAAAGTGGTTCTTCTTCAGAGTGTCAGACTTGCATTGATGGCTCATGCTGATAGGGTCCTAAAGGTtatcagaattttatttttaaaagaaagcaagctaaaTTTTTCAGTATCGAatgtgtgcttttatttttccctacCATGGCACTTCATTTTGTAGAGTGAAAAGTTGAATCTCCACAATAAGCAGTTAATCCTTCCCTCTACAAAACGCAGAATTgtactttctttcctttttcttatttttttttaagcttaggaaaatagaaataagtaattttcaaaatatggaCATCTGCTAAAAATTCTCTGAAACTTCTAGACCCTCTCTTGTGATGGCTGCTTCAGatacagaggaaagaaaaatagagattACAAGGCTGTGTGAAGGCTGTCATCACTCGATTTATTTTTGAATGTGTCACTTTCGGTTAGAATTGTTCATGGCAAAATACACCATGCTACTAAAAGAACAAACCCAATATattcaaagcaaacagaaaaatgcagtaacCTTCATGTTCTCTTTGTACATAAGTACGCCTCTTGAATAAGGCCCCATAATctacttgccttttttttttccttgtgtacTGTTACGCGCAAGCTGTCCAGGCAATTCTCTACAATCAGCACAGAATGATtttttgggggcgggggggaaattATTATTTGTGTAGGTTGTAATGTAGCATGGCTGTTAAGATGCTGTTTGAATTCCTGAGCAAGGCAATTTAAAGAAGTCTGCCCATCTAGAAaatctagaaaagaaaattatgatgCCTGCTGTCTAAATACTTTCAGGAGCTCTAGAAAAATTTGGTTTATATGCTTGAGAGAGGATTAGTATTGAAAAGCTTGATAAAATGTACTGTATGCTTTTCAGTAAATTATTGAGACACTATACTTATGGTACTTGAATTTCTTCTTGCATTGCAGTACTATGGTAGGACATGGTTTATATCTGAGGATTTTTGTAGCTTGCAGCACAAAATATCagtcctgtttcatttttatgagCCAGTTTCCCCACAGGGTAGTTGCACTAATGCTTTGAAGCATATGAGACATGTATCTTTCTCCTAAAAGCTAAAAACTCAAGTAAAATGATCAGGATAGGTACTTGAAATTATTCTGTTCTTGCTTAGGATGACAGtctttttaacatgttttttgTAGGACAGGACTCTGGAGGAAAAATCATACAGCAATCTCTAGGAACAGCACAGCCCCAAGAAAAAGTAATAGGATCATCATCAGTTCAACAGAGTATACAGGTAAATAATACTTTCATTTATATGTTTCCCTTTCCCTTAAAATTTTAGTGAAGTTAGGGGTGTTTCAACTTCATATTGATAATTTAGGAGtccttgcaggtttttttagaGTGTATGAAGTCACTCAAGCTTGTCAAATTCTACCTTGACATAGTAAATGTCGAATATTTCGCAAATTGATATTCTGAATGCTGCTTTGATATTTAATTCAGTAAGTGGAGTCTTGACTGTACTGTTCCCTGGAGATAATTTCGTATGACATAGCAATTCTTCAATGAGTTGGACATAAGTTAGACCTATTCTTACCATTACTTCTTACAAACTCAGCTATTCTCTAGCTGATTGTCAGGGGATGGTTTGTGAGAAGTAGCAGAAAAATTCCATCTGGTCTTTGTCTGTTTTATTCTTCACTGCAttgtcttcttcctttttttttttttttttaaccaccaAAAGTTCTCCTATATATGGTAACTATGTACAAAATTTTAACACTACGTCCAGGGtttggggctggaaggggaggCCAGCTTTTTTGGAGAGGGAATAGAAGAATTTCTGGAGGGAGGAGACAATTGTTACATTCATGGGCTGAGTAGGTGAGGACAAGAAGCGAGGGTTTGATGTAGGCTTGAAAGTGTGGGCTTCATTCTGGATGGAACTAAACtacaaaatcacagaagaaaacaaggcaggagctgatttaaaatgtttgttccTTGCTGTAAATGTATTCGTCAGTGTAGTTATGACATGAATGTTTTTCCCTGTCTTACTGATGTACAAGTAGAGCAGAAGATACTCACAGTAGTGCTCAATTATGAGTTCAGCCTGGTTTTGTAGTTGTTGGTCAGATGTTCATTCTCCTGTGGTGGTGAATACTTTTTATGCTCTGATGCTAGACTCTTTTTGGCCAGCAAGTACCATTACAGTGTGCCTGCTTCACGCTGCTCCTACTTTGCTGAGAAGGATGTTCTGTACCacattcttttttattccttctaaCCAAGTTGTAGTTCAAAAGAGCTTTcatgcaatctttttttttaaattataagtAACTTTTGCTCTGTGACCAATTTCATTAGTAAGACCAGTtggctaaaaaaacccaacaacttcATATTAAACAAAGACTGTGATCCAGAATGGCTTCTTTGGGAGAATACTTAGATTGCAGTAATGCCTGTCATACAGTAGGAACATAAGCCTTTACTGCCTCGGAAAGCCTCACATCTTAGGACAGTGTTCCCTTGAAAAATCTCGGCTTCATAAATgtctgaggaaaggaaaagatgatGTAGATCTACCTGATGGGTATATCTGTAGCATCGACACTGAAAGAGAATGTCTAGAACCACTTTCACTCCCCACCCAGCCACCATGGCTTTGGAGAATTTAAGGACACAACCTTAGCCTGTTTCCTGACAGATGCTCTAATCCATCAAAATCAGGCAAGGTGACATCAGCTGCGAAATGCAGAGACAGTTCTTGAGAGCggatttctttggaaaagttttagttgtatcttttcttctttccacctCCTAAATTTGATAACCAACCTTTTTCCTAGTGAAGCATGTATGTGCACTACAGTGGAATTTGCCTACAAACAACATTTCAGACCTTTGGTTTATATAAGAGAAGTGACTTACCTATTTCATTGATACAGTGCCCTGTGAAAATAGGAGATAGTTTTAAGTGTTTATACTTATATGGTGGTTACACTTAGTATTGGTGATACACTTAATTGGCAGAAATAAATGCTGAAACTTAGGCTTTGCAAAAGAGGGGATATATTGtaatttgtcttctgttttgaaCTTAGGTGGATGGTCATTTAGTTGGACAGAAAAGGCCTGCTGCTAAACAGTTAACTAAAGGAGCTTTGtaagtcctttttcttttataattttgttgCAGATGTTTCATCTAACCTTCATTTCTTTCTAGTTTTTGTAAATGTGTAAACTTCTGTTAGAGTATGTGTTAATTATATGTTATTAATTTTCCTTGTAGTATTCTACAACAATTACAGAAGGATCAAGTGCATGCTGTGACACCAGATAAAAGTCGGTTTAGATCATTAAATGATGCAGTTCAGAGACTCCTTTCATACCATGTGTGCCAGGGATCACTGCCAACAGAGGAAGACTTAAGAAaaggtaattttctttttaaaaattggcaATAAGTTTGTAATCAATGTATTGAGAGAATTCTTTATGTAAGTTAGAGCAATAAGAAAgggaacattttttaaatttgtgcaGGTTACTGAAGAACAGTGTTTGAAAGTATACTCTTGTCTTTCTAGTGGACAGTGAATTTGAATCTGTAGCTACACAGCTTCTGAAGAGGACACAGGCTATGCTGAACAAATACAGATGTTTGCTTATAGAAGATGCAATGGTAAGGTGTATAACGCAGGTACATTTTAAGTTTATAGGATGTGATTCAGTTTGTTAAAAAAGATACATCTACAGGAAGGTGAGAGCTAGCATTACAATTCATTTCATTGATACTATTTATCACCTTAACAAAGGTGATAAATATATACATGAAGGTTTTAGAGGTACATATGTATAGCCAGTGTACTTGTTATTGCACCAGCAATCTCAGTGGCCAACCTGCATTTTTAAGTGTATGCACACATCTTAAAATTGGTGAAATGGCTTGAGTTTGTATTTCATGTGCTGCCTAAGTAAGGGTACTGTTACATGTAAGTTCCATAAAAGTTGAAGACACATGAACTTCTGCTCTCTGCttatgctttgcttttgtgctGAGCAGGCTGTGGTAATCAGGCAGGTGATTTCTGTATATTTCTGTGGGTGATAGAGCCTGAAAGAATGTTGAAAATCTCCATTCAGAGGTCTCCAGCCGTATTATAATTGGAGCCAAATCATATTACAATTCAGGAAATCATTACTTCTCCTTAGAAGCTAGGTGGAACCTCACATTTTTATCAGAAATGCTTGTGATTTAAGTGGTTTCACAATCCCAGGCatgagttaaaaagaaaactgacaaaGTTACTTTAAGAATGTAATTTACAAGCATCAGGAAATGTCATTGTGGCTTCAGACATGCTAGTTTTCAAGCCTGGAAAAGTTCTGAATTTCACTATAATAGACATTTAAGACAGGAATATGTAATATAAGTGTTAGAATTAATATGGTTTTGGAATCTAGCAGTCCCATTAAGAAAGATACTAACCATCAAATATTTGCAAGTAATTGCAGGTGCAAAGTGGGGTGGAggttaaaatcttttcttttaccAGCTGGTATGTTGTTTGTTAAATCCCATTCAGTCATTTTGAAGAGGTTATTCCCCACTGCGTTCAGGTTAGGAACTAGTTGCCTGTGTTGTGACTTAGTAGCCAGTGAACTTTCTTCTGTGATGGATGGATCCACCTGACTTGAAGGCATCGTTGGCAAAATGCAACTCAGCACCAACTAGTTAGAAGGATGGGAGAGAAGTGCAGGGAAGAAACAAGATGATAGGGTGGTCCCATTGCAAGATTTTTGCAAGATTTCTCTCTAAAAGAGAAAGATACTGTATGATGTAAAAAATTGTGGTGTACAATGGCAAACATCCTGCATCCTGAAAAGGTACAATTCTTAAAACTGGAATAGTAATTCcctgttttaaaatctttaacaaataaaatgtaCCATAAAATGTGAATAATATTTTATGGTTGAGTTTCAGTAGTGGTTGGGGTCACAGTCAAGATTGTTGAAGATGTTGTGGTATTGTGAACATTCTCCACAAATACCTAACGAAAgacattctttttctctgaagagtAACTAAGCTATAAATGTTGTGGTACCAACATACGAGTGACTACAGagatggttgttttttttccttttcctgcagcGGATAAATCCCTCTGCAGAAATGGTTATGATTGATAGGATGTTTAACCAGGAAGAAAGGGCATCTCTGACCCGGGATAAGCGTCTTGCACTTGTGGATCCTGGTAAGTAATGGTTAACTTCTAAATCTTACAAAAGCAGTGGAAATACGGAGGGTTTAAAAATAGTTGTGGCCACAGTGAGGTAGTGATTGCTAGGGATTCCAGTAATTGAAATACTGAATAAGCAGTTGCAAGTTAAATTTTAATAACTCCCAAATTCAACAATCTAGAGACACTGTAAGGTTGAAGGtagttttgggggaaaaaagtatatttGGTCTGTTCGgcagagaaatatttctgagtTTCTTTTGACAATAGCCATGACTCCTGCATGGTCTCAATTCTAGTAGGGAAGAATCTGTGAGTTTGCTGGCAGTCAGGAAAAACACCACTGTATGAAGCGTGAATACTCTTGTTCATCTTAATGAAGTCCTGCTTTTGGAATGTCTTGGCCACTTAAATGGCAGCATGTTTAACTAGGCTGTTGTTGAATGTAGTAACTAGAAACACATTATTTTTGTGTAAGATAACAGTTACTATTTGTTCAAATGTTCTGCATAGtctgcatattttaaaagacactcAGGGGATGTATTGGAGAAGGTATTAGTCCTCCAGACACCATATTTACATAGTTGGAATGCTGGGAAGTGCCATTAGTCTGGTTTTACAGTGCACATACGTGTGTAGTATGCTGATTAATTTGGTGATAATCTCCTACAGTGGACACAGCAGAACACTTAAGCATATGTACATCTCTCAAAGACATGAATCTGtaggctgtggatgttatttgtattttaatactCAGAAACTACATTGGGAGTGTCTGTTACTTTGATGTATAGGTAATTTAAGTAAAATGTTGCTACTTAATTTTCAGATGGTTATCAGGCCGACTTTTGTTGTTCTGCCAAACAATTTGATAAAACAGCTGAAGAAGCACAGTCTGGCAAAAGTGACCATCAGTCTAGCAAAACATTACCTTCTCGAAGTCAGACTACCAAAACCCAAGCCAGAGACCGACCAAAATCCAGCTCAGCAGAGTCCACAAATCACAGTAAACTTCCTCTAGTGCCTAACAACATTCTGACACCACAAGAAGGAATAGCTTCTACTAAAAAATCGGAGAGCCTCACTAAAGCTTTAAAGTTTGAAAAAGCTAATTGTTCTTCTGAGAGC
Proteins encoded in this region:
- the BICRAL gene encoding BRD4-interacting chromatin-remodeling complex-associated protein-like, giving the protein MDDDDDESCLLDLIGDPQALNYFLHGPSSKSSNEDLTNAEYSVANSNSIFANSNNTDPKSSVKGVSGQLGEGPSDGLQLSSSLQFLEDELVSSPLPDLTEDQPFDILQKSLQEANITEQTLAEEAYLDASVGSSQQFAQAQLHPSSSASFTQASNVSNYSGQTLQPIGVTQVVQQPVGASFASNTVGVQHGFMQHVGISVPSQHLSNSSQISGSGQIQLIGSFSNQPSMMTINNLDGSQIILKGNGQQTPANMSGGLLVHRQTPNGNSLFGNSNSSPVAQPVTVPFNSTNFQTSLPVHNIIIQRGLAPNSNKVPINIQPKPIQMGQQTAYNVNNLGIQQHHVQQGIPFASANSPQNSVVGPHMSVNIVNQQNTRKSVTPQTVSNAGGSIVIHSPMGQPHAPQNQFLIPTSLSVNSNSVHHVQAINGQLLQTQPSQLVPSQVSAEHVMLNRNSTNMLRANQSYSGQMLNNQNTAVQLVSGQTFTAPGNQVIVNHGASQIVGGQVPLQQASPTVLHLSPSQANVSQGRSSFTTMSPGQSTVSNMSASNRFAVASSSGSVHPSLGPSVQSVASGGNFTGDQLTQNRTQVPVSASHRLPASSSKSVSTFSHTSIGVTQQQFAFGQKKAMNQTSPVSALKTQDNLRQPQLTSLLSNTLSGQDSGGKIIQQSLGTAQPQEKVIGSSSVQQSIQVDGHLVGQKRPAAKQLTKGAFILQQLQKDQVHAVTPDKSRFRSLNDAVQRLLSYHVCQGSLPTEEDLRKVDSEFESVATQLLKRTQAMLNKYRCLLIEDAMRINPSAEMVMIDRMFNQEERASLTRDKRLALVDPDGYQADFCCSAKQFDKTAEEAQSGKSDHQSSKTLPSRSQTTKTQARDRPKSSSAESTNHSKLPLVPNNILTPQEGIASTKKSESLTKALKFEKANCSSESQYVALSEEKMAGKDLAKSTENSSSSEDLSKTVSRGGHGTHNKISRNTVQSFSKVTCNNSLQDKTLRSSPKNEVLHPDNRKGSGEPQQDLLLSKSLETTFKNILELKKAGRQPQNEATSSGSVELEFPNFSPIASQENCLEKFIPDHSEGVVETDSILEAAVNSILEC